The stretch of DNA CCGATGCCGAACATCCCTTCCGGCTGGCAACCTCGCCCGCGCGCAACTTCCTCAATTCCAGCTTTTCCGAAACAAAGACGTCGCGGCAGAAGGAGGGGCGTCCCGAACTGATGATCAATCCGCAGGATGCCGAGATAAACGGCATTGCCCACGGCGATCTCGTCCAGATCGGAAACCGGCGCGGCGAGGTGCGCCTGCACGCCCACGTCACGACCGAGGTCAAGCCGGGCGTTCTGATCGCCGAAGGCTTGTGGCCCAACAAGGCGCATGTCGACGGCGAGGGCATCAATGTGCTCACCGGCGCAGACCCCGTTGCGCCCTATGGCGGTGCGGCGGTCCACGACAACAAAGTCTGGCTGCGCAAGGATGCCGTATGACGAAGTTCGCGAAGGCAAGGGCGGAGGTCGTCGGGGAAACGACGCTCGCGGAGGGCTGGACGCGGCTGAGCGTTTATAAGCTCGATTACACGGATTCGAACGGCCTTACCCATCGCCTCCATCGCGAGGTCTATCACCGCACGCCGGCCGCGACGATCCTGCTCTACGATCCGAAACGCGGCTCCGTCGTACTCGTCAAACAGTTCCGCCTGCCGCCCGATCTTCGGGGCGAGCCCGCCTTCATGATCGAAACGCCGGCCGGCCTTCTCGACGGCGAGGAGCCGGAAGCAGCGATCCGCCGCGAAGCGATGGAAGAGACGGGCTTCCGCGTCCGCGACGTCCGGTTCCTCTTCAGGGCCTACAGCTCGCCCGGTTCGAACAGCGAAGTCGTGCATTTCTTCGCCGCGCCGATCGATACGTCCGACCGCGTCTCGAACGGCGGTGGCCTGGCCGAAGAGCATGAGGATATCGAAGTGCTGGACGTGCCGCTGGACACGGCAATCGCCATGATCGAAAGCGGCGATATCCGCGACATGAAGACGATCATCCTGCTGCAATGGGCGGCGATGAAGAGGGATAGCTTGATCTAATCGACATTTTTTCCCAGGACCGTTGATCTTTCGGCAGTCGACCGGTTGGATCGATGACCCTCACCTGATACGCAAGCGTGCTCGACCATTTCCAGAGTACGAGATTGATGGTCGTTTCCGCACGATGGGCAAAGGACGGCACGAGCAGGGCCGACATATTTTTCATGCAGCTCATCAAGTATTGTGAAAGTGCTTTGGGTTGGTTGTCGCAGCAGCATCCAAGTTCATACCGCTGTCACGAATCCCGCCTAAGCGCTGCAGTTTATCAAATCATGGAATGCCGTCAGGAGAGTGCCTATGTGGCTCAGCAATTTCACGCTCGTTCTTCCCGAAGAGGTGGTGAGCCGGGGCGCAATCCGGATCGAGGACGGGGCGATTGCCGAGATACGGTCGGAGCCGGTCGGCAATGCCGCGATCGACGGCGGCGGGCGGTTGCTGATGCCGGGTTTCGTCGATCTGCATGGCGACATGGTCGAGCGCGAGATCGCGCCGCGCCCGAACGCCATGATGCCGATTGATTTCGGCATCCATGAACTCGACAAGAAACTCGCGGCCGCCGGCGTGACGACGGCTTTTGCGGCGATCTCCTTTGCGACCG from Rhizobium sp. 007 encodes:
- a CDS encoding NUDIX domain-containing protein: MTKFAKARAEVVGETTLAEGWTRLSVYKLDYTDSNGLTHRLHREVYHRTPAATILLYDPKRGSVVLVKQFRLPPDLRGEPAFMIETPAGLLDGEEPEAAIRREAMEETGFRVRDVRFLFRAYSSPGSNSEVVHFFAAPIDTSDRVSNGGGLAEEHEDIEVLDVPLDTAIAMIESGDIRDMKTIILLQWAAMKRDSLI